One part of the Dyadobacter sp. 676 genome encodes these proteins:
- a CDS encoding GDSL-type esterase/lipase family protein, with translation MVWYEEEVQRVEKERSTLNYEPETVFYGSSSFTLWTSLYDDFAEIRPINLGFGGSTLAACVWFFERIMASVTAPRRFVIYAGDNDLGDGRHPMEVLLFYRQLIGLIRGRFGDIPCFFVSIKPSLQRWEIIGSIRTTNELIHEETEKDPNQHYIDVFPLMVNYQGYPRKSLFEEDGLHLSTDGYAIWKKTIRENLSAVIGAEALQKTP, from the coding sequence AGAGGAAGTGCAAAGAGTCGAAAAAGAACGATCCACGTTAAACTACGAACCCGAAACGGTCTTTTACGGAAGTTCCAGCTTTACGCTCTGGACCAGCCTGTACGACGACTTCGCAGAGATCAGGCCCATAAACCTCGGTTTTGGAGGTTCCACGCTTGCCGCTTGCGTCTGGTTTTTCGAACGTATCATGGCTTCCGTAACCGCCCCGCGGCGCTTCGTGATTTATGCCGGCGACAACGACCTCGGCGACGGCCGCCATCCTATGGAGGTGTTGCTGTTCTATCGGCAGCTCATTGGGCTTATCCGTGGGCGTTTTGGCGATATTCCGTGCTTCTTTGTGTCTATCAAGCCGAGTTTGCAGCGTTGGGAGATTATAGGCTCGATCCGGACGACCAACGAGCTGATTCATGAGGAAACCGAAAAAGACCCCAACCAGCATTACATCGATGTGTTTCCACTGATGGTTAACTACCAGGGATATCCGCGTAAATCGCTTTTCGAGGAGGACGGACTACACCTCAGTACGGATGGTTATGCGATCTGGAAGAAAACAATCCGTGAAAACCTAAGTGCCGTTATCGGGGCGGAAGCGCTTCAAAAAACTCCTTAA
- a CDS encoding alpha/beta fold hydrolase, with protein MERAYHKWFSPALDKFMEILVFGHIGTPVIFFPTRSAHFYDFENWRIIDAMKDKIEGGHIQVYCVDSVDSESFYSDAPPPQRIARHMQYEKYILEEVIPFIRIQNRKRELIAAGCSLGGYHAVNIAFKYPSIFTKVVGMSARYDLTQPMPYFADLFDGYFDENIYFNMPNHFVPGISNPELLRQLRELDITLVIGREDTFLENNQHLSYSLRQIDVPHQLHIWDEEAHRPRYWREMVKIYL; from the coding sequence ATGGAAAGGGCGTATCACAAGTGGTTTAGTCCGGCTTTGGACAAATTTATGGAAATACTCGTGTTTGGCCACATAGGTACCCCGGTGATATTTTTTCCCACACGCTCGGCCCATTTTTACGACTTTGAAAACTGGCGTATCATCGATGCTATGAAGGACAAGATCGAAGGAGGCCATATCCAGGTGTACTGCGTGGACAGCGTCGACAGCGAGAGCTTCTATTCCGATGCGCCTCCGCCGCAACGCATCGCCCGCCATATGCAATATGAAAAATACATTCTGGAAGAAGTTATCCCTTTTATCCGTATTCAGAACAGGAAACGGGAGCTCATCGCGGCAGGTTGCAGTCTTGGTGGGTACCACGCGGTGAATATCGCCTTTAAGTACCCTTCCATTTTTACCAAGGTGGTTGGGATGAGCGCGCGTTACGACCTCACCCAGCCGATGCCCTACTTTGCCGACCTGTTCGACGGCTACTTTGACGAGAACATTTATTTCAATATGCCCAACCATTTTGTTCCCGGTATTTCCAATCCCGAACTGCTGCGGCAGCTCCGGGAACTGGACATCACTCTGGTGATCGGCCGGGAAGACACTTTCCTCGAAAATAACCAGCATCTGAGCTACTCTCTGCGCCAGATCGACGTTCCTCATCAACTGCATATCTGGGACGAAGAAGCGCACCGGCCGAGGTATTGGCGGGAGATGGTGAAGATTTATTTGTGA